The Acidimicrobiales bacterium nucleotide sequence ATGGACCTGCGATTCCCCCACCACGAGAACGAGCGGGCCCAGGCCGCTGCCCTGGGCAAGACCTTCGCCCGCCACTGGATGCACCACGCCTTCGTGGAGATGGGCGGCGAGAAGATGTCGAAGTCGCTCGGCAACTTCGTCACCCTCACCGACCTCGTCGAGCGCACCGACCCGCGTGCCTACCGCCTGCTCGTCCTCCAGTCCCACTATCGCTCGCCCCTCGAGGTCCTGCCCGGCACCGTCGAGCGGGCCGAGCGCACCCTCGCCAAGCTGGACGACCTCAACCGGCGGTGGGAGTCGCTGGGCGACCGCCGGCCGGCGGCGGAGCCGGACCCGGCCGCCCTCGACCGCTTCCGCGCCCTGATGGACGACGACCTCGCCACGCCGGCGGTCACCGGCCTGCTGTTCGACCTCGTCGGCGCGGCCAACGTCTCCCTGGCCGCCGCCGATGTCGCCGCCGCCGCCCCCACGGTGGCCGCCGTGCTCGAGATCGCCGGCGCCCTGGGGCTGGCGCCCCGGGCCGCCGACACGCTGGTGGACGACGAGACGGCCCGCCTCGTCGCGGAGCGTGACGAGGCCCGCGCGGCGCGCGATTTCGCCCGCAGCGACGCGCTCAGGGAGCGCCTCACCGCTCTCGGCTGGGTCGTCCAGGACACCCCGGGGGGCACGACGGTCCACCGCTGACGACCGTTTGCCTCGGCGGGCGCGGCTGCTAACGTCTTTCGCTGGAGACTTGCTGCATCGCACGACGCAGTCGCACGGAGGGCATTCTCCTCACAAGCAGTCCAACAAGTAAGGAGGATCGCCATCGTGGCGACCGGAACGGTCAAGTGGTTCAACGCCGAAAAGGGCTACGGCTTCATCTCGCAGTCCGAGGGCGCAGACGTCTTCGTTCACTTCAGCGCCATCCAGACCAACGGCTACCGCTCCCTCGAGGAGGGCCAGCAGGTCGAGTTCGAGGTCCAGGAAGGTCCCAAGGGCCTTCAGGCAGCCAGCGTCCGTCCGCTCTGACCCGCCGCCCCCCGAGCGCGGGGCATCTCGGAGCAATTTCGAGCGTTCGAGCCTCCGGCCAAGCGGCCGGGGGCTCTTTCGCGTGCACTCCCGAGCCGCCTCTCTAGTCCCGTAGGTCGAGGCCGCTCGGCGCGCTGGCGGGGGGCTCGACGGCCCGGCCGGTGGCCTCCACGGCGGAGACCACGGCGTCCGCCGGGGGAACGGTGTTCCCGCTCGGCGGCGACGCGCAGGCGACGGGGATGCCGAGCACCCGGATGTCGCGGCACGGCTGGCGCTGGTCGGCCAGGTCCACGTCCACCACGGCGGCGTCGGTGGCGACCTTGACCCGGCCCTTGCCGAGCGCCTCGAGGTCGGTCCCCGCCAGCCGCTGCAGCTCGTCGGGCAGACCCTCGATCTGATCGGCCAGAGCGGCCAGGTCGACGGCTGCGCCGGCATCCGCCCCGCTCGCCCCCGCAGCGGCGTGGGCCGAGGCCCTCGCGCCGGCACCCGACGTGGACGTGCTGGCGGTGGCGGCGGGGGCGGCGATGCTGGTCGGAGGCGGGTTGGCACTCCGCCGGTCGGCGATCGCCCCCGCGCCCACCACGCCGGCCACCAGCAGAGCGGCGGACGCGATGGAGGCGACGAGCGAGCTCGACGCGGTGACGGCGCCCGCGCCGACACCCACGCTCGCCACCGGAGCGGCCGTCCCAGCCGCACCCGCCGTGCCGGTGGCGCCGACGCCGGCGGAGGCCGACGCGCCCGAGGTGACGCCCACGGAGGCGGACGCGGCGCCCGTGGACGGCGCCGCCAGCTCCCACTCGGCCAGGGCCAGGGCGGCCAGCCCGGCGGGCAGCGGCAGCACCGACCGGCGCAGCGACGGCGCCAGGTCCTGAAGGTCGGCGAGGCGGGCCCGGCACGGGTCGCAGCCGGCGAGGTGCTGGTCGACCTTGGCGACGTCGCGCGGCGCCAGCCCGCCGGCGGCGTACGCGCCGAGGCGATCGACGGTGTGGCGGCAGCCCAACCGCACGTCGTTCTGCCGGAGGTGGGCCTGGAGGTAGCGCTCCCGAAGCCCCGCCCGGGCCCGGACGGCGAGCTGAGCGACGCCGTTGGGCGACACGCCGAGCAGCATGGCGGCGTCCCGGGCGGGGATCTGCTCCACCTCGGTCAGCCACAGGACCGACCGCCAGCGTTCGGGAAGGCTGCGGAAGGCCCGGGCGACCATGCTGGCGTCCTCGTCGGCCAGCAGGAAGTCGACCGGACCGCCGTTGAGCGTCGGCCATTCGCGATCCTCGGCCGCCTCGCTCGGTTGTTGACGCCCGCCTCGACGGAGGACGTCGATGGCCGCGTTCCGAACGGCGGCGAGCAGGTACGGGAGGAAGTGGTCGGCCGCGTAGAGGCGCTCCGGGAGGGCCTGGAACACCCGGGTGAAGGCGTCGCTGACCGCGTCGGCGGCATCGTCGGGGTTCGTGGTGACCGCCAGGGCCACCCGCCAGGCGGCGTCGACATGGCGGCGGTAGAGCTCTCCGAAGGCGGCGAGGTCGCCGGCGGTGGCGCGGGCGACGAGCGACGCGTCGGTCGCCTCCTGTTCCGCCGTCTGTCCTCGCTTGCGCATCCGCTCTCTTCTCACAGGTCCCACCCGGACCGGACCGCCCTTGATCGCCAGAGTACCGGGCCGTAGGCCCGAATTCGACCGGTACCGCGCGCGGGTCGCGCCCCTCGCGCCAAGGGGGTCGAAAGCCCCTCTACCGGGCCGTCGCGGCGAACCAGGTCGGTCACGGCAACGGGCGGCTGGTCCTCCCGCGGGCGGCCGGCGGTCGGCGGCCGGCCGGTCACCCCGCGGCGGTCGCCTCGACGGCGACCCGGGCGCCGGGCCGTGCGAGAGTGGCCCATGGCGCCGTTCTCACTCGAGCTCGACGAGGACCAGCTCCAGGTCCGGTCCTGGGTACACGGGTTCGCGGCCGACGTCGTGCGGCCCGTGGCGTCGGAATGGGACGAGCGGGAGGAGACGCCGTGGCCGGTGATCGAGCAGGCGGCGGACGTCGGTCTCTACTCGCTCGACTTCCTGGCCAACGCCTTCGCCGACCCCACCGGCCTCACCGTCCCCCTCGTCATGGAGGAGATGGCGTGGGGCGACGCCGGCATCGCCCTCGCCATCTTCGGCACGACCCTGGGCGTCTCCGGCCTCATGGCCAACGGGACCCCCGAGCAGGTCGCCGAGTGGCTTCCCCTGTGCTTCCGCGACGAGCAGGGGAAGGTCGCCGTCGCGGCCTTCGCCGTCTCCGAGCCCGACGCCGGGTCCGACGTCAGCTCGCTGCGGACGCGAGCGGTCTACGACGAGGCGACCGACGAATGGGTCCTCGACGGCACGAAGACGTGGATCACCAATGGCGGCATCGCCGCCGTGCACGTGATCGTGGCGTCGGTCGACCCCTCGCTCGGCTCGCGCGGCCAGGCCAGCTTCGTCGTACCGCCGGGCACGGCCGGGCTCTCCCAGGGGCAGAAGTTCAAGAAGCTCGGCATCCGCGCCTCGCACACGGCGGAGGTCGTCCTCGACGGGTGCCGCCTACCCGGGCGCTGCCTGCTCGGCGGGCGGGAGAAGCTCGACGAGCGCCTGGCCCGGGCCCGCGAGGGCCGCAGCACCGGGCGCAGCCAGGCCGCCATGCGGACGTTCGAGTCGTCACGCCCGGCCGTCGGAGCCCAGGCCGTCGGCATCGCCCGGGCCGCCTATGAACACGCCCTCGAACACGCCAAGAACCGGCGGCAGTTCGGCCGGTCGATCGTGGAGAACCAGGCCATCGCCTTCAAGCTGGCCGACATGAAGACGCTTATCGACGCCTCCCGGCTCCTCGTCTGGCGGGCGGCGTGGATGAGCAGGCAGAGCAGCGGGTTCCCGAACGGCGAGGGGTCGATGGCGAAGCTCTTCGCCGGTGAGACGGCCGTGAAGGTGACGGACGAGGCGATCCAGGTCCTCGGCGGGTACGGCTACGTGCGCGACGAGCCCGTCGAGCGCTGGCACCGGGACGCCAAGATCTACACGATCTTCGAGGGCACGTCCGAGATCCAGCGCCTCATCATCGCGAGAGCCATATCCGGCAGGCACATCCCGTGATCCGGCTGGGCCGACGCCGCGGGAACGGCCGTTCCGGTCCGCCCGGAACCGTTCATGCGGCAGGAACGGGCGATATCCGCCCCTTCTTGCCGCACGAACAACGCCGACCCGTCGGGGAACTCGCCAGGCGACCGCTGGGGTCGACGTCACTCGACGACGAAGGTACCAAGACCCGCTGACACGGCACTGTTGGGGGAGCGTTCGATTCCTCGTCCTGACCCATCGGCGCAGTTGACCTCCCGGTACGTGGTCTGCGTCAGGGTGGCGTAGAAGCGGTACAAGCCCGGGCTGACACGCCTCCCGTCCTCATCGCGGCCGTCCCATCGCACGGTGAGGTCATTCGCGCCGACCGACAGCGGAGTCTCCACAGGGATCCCGCGGATCGCGCTCCCTGGCCATGGTGCGTCGATCGGAGCGATCTCGAAGAGGAGCCCGTGGACCTCCGTGTCCGGCCTTTGCATCGCCCGGATCGCGACGGTCACACCCTCGGGCCCAACGGTGAGCTGCCATTCGTTGCCCGGTCGGCCAACGACTTCGAACGTCACCGCCGGCGGCGGCGGGGGTGCCTTGGTTCCGACGCACTCTCGATCCCGGTTCGACGGAACCGTCGTGGCGGTTGGCCGGATGGACGCGACGATGCGCTCCACGGCGGCTCGGTCTCCGGCAGAGACGTTCGTGCCGAACCACACCATCACCCGGTAGCCGTCGTCACCTCCCAGCGTTACCCGGACGCCGTGACTCGGTGCCTGTGGAGGATGAGCCTCCGAAGGCGTCGAGGCGGTCCAGTCGACGGCGAGCGGGAAGGCCGTGTCCGGTTCGGCGGGGTGGAACGACGGCCTCAGCCTCATGTGGCTCATCTCGACGGCTCCGAAGGTGTCGGGCACCCCGCCGAGGTCCCACGACGTGGTGCACGGCGGCGGCTCGTGGAAGCGGAGCGCGCGGTCCAGATTGGTCACCACGGTGCCCGAGAAGCCGACCCGGCACTGCCCGGAGAAGTGCTGCACGGTCCAGCCCGCGGGATGCTCGAAGCGCCAGCCGAGTGCGGAGCTGGTCGCCGCCACCCACCCGTCGGCGGCCTCGCGGGGCCCGGCGACGACGCGGCGGTCGTCGGCGCCGTCGCCGGCACGGACCGCAGCGGCAGCGGCCACAACCGCGACGACCACAGCAGCGGCGGCCGCAAGACGACGGGTCCTCCGGCGCCGATCGTGAGATGCCAGCCGCTCGTCGACCCTGTCGCGGAGGTTGGGCGGCGGTGGAAACCGGCGGGCGGCGTGATCGAGGCTGTCACGCAAGCAGTGTTCGAGCTCAGTCGTCATCGTCGTGCCCTCCGAGGATGTCTCGTAGCCGTTCCAGGCCGCGTGCCGTCGTGGACTTGACCGTTCCGACGGGTATCTCGAGGATCTCCGCCACAAGTTCTGCGTCGACGGGCCTCACCACCTCTCCAGATGCCGGCTGGCGGTCACAGGTTCCATGAGTCCGGCGTCCTCCAGTGTGCTCAGCCGTCCGGGGTGCTCGTCGGGGCCGAAGCCTCAGGGCGAGCGCGTCCCCGAGCCGGCGTTCGGGGTGCGCCTGGGTCGACCTCGGCTTGTGGCGGAGTAGCCGGGCCTGCGTGCCCGGGACCAGACCCCTCAGGCCGTGGCTCGACTGGGCTGGTAGCGCAGAGCGACCGCCCCGGCCCGGAACTCCTGGCGACCCACGAGCTCAAGCTCCAGCCGCTCCCTCAGGCCGGCGAACAACGTCGGCCCGTGGCCCGCCACGATGGGGTGGACGACGACCTCGTACTCGTCGATCAATCCCAGGTCGGCCAGGGCCAGCGGGAGGGTCACGCCTCCCACGTACAGGCCCCGGCCGGGCTCATGCTTGAGCTCCTGAACGGCCGTCGCCAGTTCGCCGCGCAGGAGCTCGGCGTTCCAATCGACGTGGTCCAGGGTGCCCGACACCACGTACTTCTTCG carries:
- the cysS gene encoding cysteine--tRNA ligase; this encodes MLRLHDTAFGAARELALRDPGKVSMYVCGPTVYGLPHIGHGRQLLVYDVLRRYLEWCGFEVHHVSNITDVDDNIIGRANREGRTEPEVAAEFEKAWYDAVDALGVLRPHDDPHATAYVPEMVELIGRLVEAGIAYETSDGVYFGVESVDGYGLLAGQSLESMRAGERVEVVDEKRSPADFALWKKAKPDEPSWPSPWGDGRPGWHTECVVMSLKLLGDGFDLHAGGMDLRFPHHENERAQAAALGKTFARHWMHHAFVEMGGEKMSKSLGNFVTLTDLVERTDPRAYRLLVLQSHYRSPLEVLPGTVERAERTLAKLDDLNRRWESLGDRRPAAEPDPAALDRFRALMDDDLATPAVTGLLFDLVGAANVSLAAADVAAAAPTVAAVLEIAGALGLAPRAADTLVDDETARLVAERDEARAARDFARSDALRERLTALGWVVQDTPGGTTVHR
- a CDS encoding cold-shock protein, producing MATGTVKWFNAEKGYGFISQSEGADVFVHFSAIQTNGYRSLEEGQQVEFEVQEGPKGLQAASVRPL
- a CDS encoding sigma-70 family RNA polymerase sigma factor, which produces MRKRGQTAEQEATDASLVARATAGDLAAFGELYRRHVDAAWRVALAVTTNPDDAADAVSDAFTRVFQALPERLYAADHFLPYLLAAVRNAAIDVLRRGGRQQPSEAAEDREWPTLNGGPVDFLLADEDASMVARAFRSLPERWRSVLWLTEVEQIPARDAAMLLGVSPNGVAQLAVRARAGLRERYLQAHLRQNDVRLGCRHTVDRLGAYAAGGLAPRDVAKVDQHLAGCDPCRARLADLQDLAPSLRRSVLPLPAGLAALALAEWELAAPSTGAASASVGVTSGASASAGVGATGTAGAAGTAAPVASVGVGAGAVTASSSLVASIASAALLVAGVVGAGAIADRRSANPPPTSIAAPAATASTSTSGAGARASAHAAAGASGADAGAAVDLAALADQIEGLPDELQRLAGTDLEALGKGRVKVATDAAVVDVDLADQRQPCRDIRVLGIPVACASPPSGNTVPPADAVVSAVEATGRAVEPPASAPSGLDLRD
- a CDS encoding acyl-CoA dehydrogenase family protein gives rise to the protein MAPFSLELDEDQLQVRSWVHGFAADVVRPVASEWDEREETPWPVIEQAADVGLYSLDFLANAFADPTGLTVPLVMEEMAWGDAGIALAIFGTTLGVSGLMANGTPEQVAEWLPLCFRDEQGKVAVAAFAVSEPDAGSDVSSLRTRAVYDEATDEWVLDGTKTWITNGGIAAVHVIVASVDPSLGSRGQASFVVPPGTAGLSQGQKFKKLGIRASHTAEVVLDGCRLPGRCLLGGREKLDERLARAREGRSTGRSQAAMRTFESSRPAVGAQAVGIARAAYEHALEHAKNRRQFGRSIVENQAIAFKLADMKTLIDASRLLVWRAAWMSRQSSGFPNGEGSMAKLFAGETAVKVTDEAIQVLGGYGYVRDEPVERWHRDAKIYTIFEGTSEIQRLIIARAISGRHIP
- a CDS encoding dihydrofolate reductase family protein — its product is MRPLRYSINVTLDGCCDHRVMSPDEELHRHFADGLERADALLLGRVTYEMMEAAWRQSATGTGPEWMAAWMVPFARAIDRAKKYVVSGTLDHVDWNAELLRGELATAVQELKHEPGRGLYVGGVTLPLALADLGLIDEYEVVVHPIVAGHGPTLFAGLRERLELELVGRQEFRAGAVALRYQPSRATA